In Candidatus Eremiobacterota bacterium, one genomic interval encodes:
- a CDS encoding PaaI family thioesterase, which translates to MQATRERLVRWDDPAPTIDFVRRSSGLDAIRAIQSGTLPRPPISSLVNFTIAEVDEGRVVVEGYPGEEHYNPIGVVHGGFALTIFDTAMSCAIHTLLPAGVAYTTTDVQVRFIRGVTTATGAVRCEGVALHVGRSTAVAEAKMYDSSGRLLAIGTTACAILRR; encoded by the coding sequence ATGCAAGCCACTCGCGAGCGCCTCGTCCGGTGGGACGATCCGGCGCCGACCATCGACTTCGTGCGGCGCTCCAGCGGGCTCGACGCGATTCGTGCGATTCAAAGCGGGACGCTGCCGCGTCCGCCGATCTCTTCGCTCGTGAACTTCACGATTGCCGAGGTCGACGAAGGGCGCGTCGTCGTCGAAGGCTATCCCGGCGAAGAACACTACAACCCGATCGGCGTCGTCCACGGCGGCTTCGCGCTGACGATCTTCGACACCGCGATGAGCTGCGCGATCCACACCCTCTTGCCGGCCGGGGTTGCCTACACGACGACCGACGTGCAAGTCCGCTTCATCCGCGGCGTCACGACCGCGACCGGCGCGGTCCGCTGCGAAGGCGTCGCCCTCCACGTCGGCCGCTCGACCGCCGTCGCCGAAGCGAAGATGTACGACAGCTCCGGCCGCCTCCTCGCCATCGGCACCACCGCCTGCGCAATCCTCCGCCGCTAG
- a CDS encoding ferritin-like protein: MILVERKPLETVADVRRALQYAIEIEHSTIPPYLVALYSLGTAKNDAIRDILRGIVIQEMGHFALAANILIALGGTPRFTDPAFVPNYPGGLPFKIGDRDGNALVVHLAPFSIELVRDTFMVIESPEDPLHFQVKPHPALFAALAVDQETYQTIGEFYDALKAKLTDLGDDAFTGKDRPQPTGFPGDVFAIRSLADALRAIDLIVQQGEGTKTTPLAGGGTAVAHYYRFEQIVKGFALVADPSVPEKYSYSGEPIPFDPSVVAPILTDAKTSDYADGSMARRVALQFDTAYAGLLAALEAAFAGAPDALTNAIGMMYDLMIFAQKLMATPAGNGKTAAPTFEFPVPVAP; the protein is encoded by the coding sequence GTGATCCTGGTCGAGCGCAAACCGCTGGAAACCGTCGCGGACGTGCGGCGCGCGCTGCAGTACGCGATCGAGATCGAGCACTCGACGATCCCACCGTACCTCGTCGCGCTGTACTCGCTCGGCACGGCGAAGAACGACGCGATCCGTGATATCCTGCGCGGGATCGTGATCCAGGAGATGGGTCACTTCGCGCTAGCCGCGAACATCCTGATCGCGCTCGGCGGAACGCCGCGCTTCACCGACCCGGCGTTCGTCCCGAACTACCCGGGCGGTCTGCCGTTCAAGATCGGCGACCGCGACGGCAACGCGCTCGTCGTCCACCTGGCGCCGTTCTCGATCGAGCTCGTGCGCGACACGTTCATGGTGATCGAGTCGCCCGAAGATCCGCTGCACTTCCAGGTGAAGCCGCACCCGGCGCTGTTCGCCGCGCTCGCCGTCGATCAGGAGACGTATCAGACGATCGGCGAATTCTACGACGCGCTCAAGGCGAAGCTCACGGACCTCGGAGACGATGCGTTCACCGGCAAGGACCGCCCGCAGCCGACCGGCTTCCCGGGCGACGTCTTCGCGATCCGCTCGCTCGCCGACGCGCTGCGCGCGATCGACCTGATCGTGCAGCAAGGCGAAGGGACGAAGACGACCCCACTCGCCGGCGGCGGCACGGCCGTCGCGCACTACTACCGCTTCGAGCAGATCGTCAAAGGCTTCGCGCTCGTCGCCGACCCGAGCGTTCCGGAGAAATACTCGTACTCCGGTGAACCCATCCCGTTCGATCCGAGCGTCGTCGCACCGATTCTGACCGACGCGAAGACCTCCGACTACGCCGACGGCTCGATGGCGCGGCGGGTCGCGCTGCAGTTCGACACCGCCTACGCCGGGCTGCTGGCGGCGCTCGAAGCCGCGTTCGCCGGTGCGCCCGACGCGCTCACCAACGCGATCGGGATGATGTACGACCTGATGATCTTCGCGCAGAAGCTGATGGCGACGCCGGCCGGCAACGGCAAGACCGCCGCGCCGACGTTCGAGTTCCCCGTCCCCGTCGCGCCGTAG
- a CDS encoding VWA domain-containing protein — translation MTLAHPLWLLLGIALAAAFLWAAHVAAQRASASALAYSDLAFFESATKPGFDPARAIALACAAGIVAFGGALAGPRFVANVPVRGGAVVLCVDTSGSMRSTDVAPSRADAAAAAVRAFTDGVPDGTRLAIVAFSSGAGVVQPLTDDKDAVRDAIGRIPPPNGGTAIGDALAAAARQLPASGKRAIVLITDGVNNLGIDPLQAAQQIGANGIEIDTVGIGTNSGQFVPGTNEEATIDEDALRQIAASGHGAYARANDAGTLRAHLAALANSTTTEKKRIDAALPLALAGGFVVVLALAGGVLAGRFP, via the coding sequence ATGACCCTCGCGCATCCGCTGTGGCTGCTGCTCGGGATCGCGCTGGCGGCGGCGTTTCTGTGGGCGGCGCACGTCGCCGCGCAGCGCGCGAGCGCGTCGGCGCTCGCGTACAGCGATCTGGCGTTCTTCGAGTCGGCGACGAAGCCGGGCTTCGATCCGGCGCGCGCGATCGCGCTCGCCTGCGCGGCGGGGATCGTCGCGTTCGGCGGCGCGCTCGCGGGCCCGCGGTTCGTCGCCAACGTCCCCGTACGGGGCGGGGCAGTCGTGCTGTGCGTCGACACGTCGGGCTCGATGCGCTCCACCGACGTCGCTCCGTCGCGCGCTGACGCAGCGGCCGCGGCGGTGCGCGCGTTCACCGACGGCGTCCCCGACGGCACGCGGCTGGCGATCGTCGCGTTCTCGAGCGGTGCCGGGGTCGTGCAGCCGCTCACCGACGACAAGGACGCGGTGCGCGACGCGATCGGGCGCATCCCGCCGCCGAACGGCGGGACCGCGATCGGCGACGCCCTCGCCGCGGCGGCGCGGCAGCTTCCAGCCTCCGGCAAACGCGCGATCGTGCTCATCACCGACGGCGTGAACAACCTGGGAATCGACCCGCTGCAAGCGGCGCAGCAGATCGGCGCGAACGGGATCGAGATCGACACGGTCGGCATCGGGACCAACAGCGGCCAGTTCGTCCCCGGCACGAACGAAGAGGCGACGATCGACGAGGACGCGCTGCGCCAGATCGCCGCGTCCGGCCACGGCGCGTACGCGCGCGCGAACGACGCCGGGACGCTGCGCGCGCACCTCGCCGCGCTCGCCAACAGCACGACGACGGAGAAGAAGCGCATCGACGCCGCGCTCCCGCTGGCGCTCGCGGGCGGCTTCGTGGTCGTGCTCGCGCTCGCCGGCGGCGTGCTCGCCGGGCGCTTTCCGTAG
- a CDS encoding aspartate carbamoyltransferase catalytic subunit: MPPRSLLDVDDLTPAELVGVLDRAVSFRDHLPPRDLLAGVPVLNLFFEASTRTATSFTLAEQRVGADVISFAPGASSLGKGETIADTALTLRGIGVRVIVVRHHESGFARRLADVFDGHVVNAGDGTHAHPTQALLDLMTLRQEFNRFAGLRVAIVGDILHSRVARSNIVGMRALGIDVTLVGPATLLPREFETNGVKIERDLDAILPRVDAVMMLRIQRERIELGLLPSLEDYTQRYQLNRARLRSLRSDAVILHPGPYNRGVELTDDVLDDPRSRYVAQVHNGVFVRMAVLDLLVNGAPVAA, translated from the coding sequence GTGCCGCCTCGTAGCCTGCTCGACGTCGACGATCTCACCCCCGCAGAGCTCGTCGGCGTCCTCGACCGCGCCGTGTCGTTCCGGGACCACCTGCCGCCGCGCGACCTGCTGGCCGGCGTCCCGGTGCTGAACCTGTTCTTCGAAGCCTCCACGCGCACCGCGACCTCGTTCACGCTCGCCGAGCAGCGCGTCGGCGCGGACGTCATCAGCTTTGCGCCGGGTGCCTCCTCGCTCGGCAAAGGCGAGACGATCGCCGACACCGCGCTGACGCTGCGGGGAATCGGCGTGCGCGTGATCGTCGTGCGCCACCACGAGTCCGGCTTCGCGCGCCGGCTCGCCGACGTCTTCGACGGGCACGTCGTGAACGCGGGCGACGGAACGCACGCGCACCCCACGCAAGCGCTGCTCGACCTGATGACGCTGCGCCAGGAGTTCAACCGCTTCGCCGGCTTGCGCGTCGCGATCGTCGGCGACATCCTCCACTCGCGCGTCGCGCGCTCGAACATCGTCGGGATGCGCGCGCTGGGAATCGACGTGACGCTGGTCGGGCCGGCGACCCTGCTGCCGCGCGAGTTCGAGACGAACGGCGTCAAGATCGAGCGCGACCTGGACGCGATCCTGCCCCGCGTCGACGCGGTGATGATGCTGCGAATCCAGCGCGAGCGGATCGAGCTGGGACTGCTGCCCTCGTTGGAAGACTACACGCAGCGCTATCAGCTGAACCGCGCGCGGCTGCGCTCGCTGCGCAGCGACGCCGTGATCCTCCACCCCGGGCCGTACAACCGCGGCGTCGAGCTGACCGACGACGTCCTCGACGACCCGCGGTCGCGCTACGTCGCGCAAGTGCACAACGGCGTCTTCGTCCGCATGGCGGTGCTCGATCTGCTCGTCAACGGCGCCCCCGTGGCAGCATGA
- a CDS encoding dihydroorotase produces the protein MKTLIKGGRLVDPAMRVDANRDVLIENGFVTRIGEHLEAADARVVDAGNAIVAPGFIDMHVHLREPGQTHKETIATGTAAAVAGGFTAVACMPNTEPALDSAAIVSEVVRRADAAGLARVYPIGALTRARAGTELAPYHLLADAGCVAFSDDGSTVRDARVLRNAARYAADLPNAFISHCEDPDLKGDAVMNEGPASMRLGLDGAPSIAEDVIVARDLLIAADAGKNWHIAHVTTATSLDLIRWARSRGVRVTCEVTPHHLVFLDDRFDDYRADSKVNPPLRGAHDRDALRAGVLDGTIDAFATDHAPHGAEEKAQLLSAAPVGFSGLEIALGAYAFALPELPLARFVELFSSNPARILGVPGGMLHVGSPGDVTVFADRAWTVDARLFRSKGKNTPFDGMTLPRRALATVVEGAVVFEHGRVLPREEVAV, from the coding sequence ATGAAGACATTGATCAAAGGCGGGCGGCTGGTCGATCCGGCGATGCGGGTCGACGCGAACCGCGACGTGCTGATCGAGAACGGGTTCGTCACCCGCATCGGCGAGCACCTCGAGGCGGCAGATGCGCGCGTCGTCGACGCCGGCAACGCGATCGTCGCGCCCGGCTTCATCGACATGCACGTGCACCTGCGCGAGCCGGGCCAGACGCACAAGGAGACGATCGCGACCGGGACGGCCGCGGCGGTCGCCGGCGGGTTCACCGCGGTCGCCTGCATGCCGAACACCGAGCCCGCGCTCGACTCCGCGGCGATCGTGAGCGAAGTGGTGCGCCGCGCGGACGCGGCCGGGCTGGCGCGGGTCTACCCGATCGGCGCGCTCACCCGCGCGCGCGCCGGAACGGAATTGGCGCCCTATCACCTGCTCGCCGACGCCGGCTGCGTCGCGTTCAGCGACGACGGCTCGACCGTGCGCGACGCGCGCGTGCTGCGCAACGCCGCGCGCTACGCCGCCGACTTGCCGAACGCGTTCATCTCGCACTGCGAGGACCCGGACCTCAAGGGCGACGCGGTGATGAACGAAGGCCCGGCCTCGATGCGGCTCGGCCTCGACGGCGCGCCCTCGATCGCGGAGGACGTGATCGTCGCGCGCGACCTGCTGATCGCCGCCGACGCGGGCAAGAACTGGCACATCGCGCACGTCACCACCGCGACCTCGCTCGATCTGATCCGCTGGGCGCGCTCGCGCGGCGTTCGGGTGACCTGCGAAGTAACCCCGCACCACCTCGTCTTTCTCGACGACCGCTTCGACGACTACCGTGCCGACTCGAAGGTGAACCCGCCGCTGCGCGGCGCGCACGACCGCGACGCCCTGCGCGCCGGCGTGCTCGACGGAACGATCGACGCGTTCGCGACCGACCACGCGCCGCACGGCGCCGAGGAGAAGGCGCAGCTGCTCTCCGCGGCGCCGGTCGGATTCAGCGGCTTGGAGATCGCGCTCGGCGCGTACGCCTTCGCGCTGCCGGAACTGCCGCTCGCGCGGTTCGTCGAGCTGTTCTCGTCGAATCCCGCGCGCATCTTGGGCGTGCCGGGCGGGATGCTCCACGTCGGCAGCCCCGGCGACGTGACGGTGTTCGCCGACCGCGCCTGGACGGTCGACGCGCGGCTGTTCCGCTCGAAGGGAAAGAACACGCCGTTCGACGGGATGACGCTGCCGCGCCGCGCGCTCGCGACCGTCGTCGAGGGCGCGGTCGTCTTCGAGCACGGCCGCGTCCTGCCGCGCGAGGAAGTCGCCGTATGA
- the pdxH gene encoding pyridoxamine 5'-phosphate oxidase, translated as MDEEIRTRRITYQRGELPVEVVARDPFEQFRAWLGDALANEAIVEPNAMTVATAGADGRPSARIVLLRQWDARGFVFFTNYESRKGEELAARPHAALLFWWGALERQVRIEGAVERVLDVESDAYFATRPRGHRLSAWASRQSAAVPDRETLQRAIAETDLRFPGEVPRPPFWGGYRVVPDRFEFWQGRPNRVHDRIAYVRADDGWTLERLSP; from the coding sequence ATGGACGAAGAGATTCGCACTCGCCGCATCACCTATCAGCGCGGGGAACTTCCGGTGGAGGTCGTCGCGCGCGATCCGTTCGAGCAGTTCCGCGCCTGGCTCGGCGACGCGCTCGCGAACGAGGCGATCGTCGAGCCGAACGCGATGACGGTCGCGACGGCCGGCGCGGACGGCCGTCCCTCGGCGCGCATCGTGCTGCTGCGGCAGTGGGACGCGCGCGGCTTCGTGTTCTTCACCAACTACGAGAGCCGCAAAGGCGAAGAGCTCGCAGCGCGCCCGCACGCCGCGTTGCTGTTCTGGTGGGGCGCGCTGGAGCGGCAGGTGCGAATCGAAGGGGCGGTCGAGCGCGTCCTGGACGTCGAGAGCGACGCCTACTTCGCGACGCGCCCGCGCGGCCACCGGCTGAGCGCGTGGGCGTCGCGCCAGAGCGCCGCCGTGCCGGACCGCGAGACGCTGCAGCGTGCGATCGCGGAAACCGATCTGCGCTTTCCCGGCGAGGTCCCGCGCCCGCCGTTCTGGGGCGGCTACCGGGTCGTGCCGGATCGCTTCGAGTTCTGGCAAGGCCGTCCCAACCGCGTGCACGACCGCATCGCCTACGTCCGCGCCGACGACGGCTGGACGCTGGAACGCCTCTCGCCGTGA
- the pyrR gene encoding bifunctional pyr operon transcriptional regulator/uracil phosphoribosyltransferase PyrR, with translation MQTAVTRRRVLMSPDEIERAIARMAHQIVEPEDVQDGLLLIGIRRGGEALARRLASKIAEIRGSLPQLGFLNVNLYRDDDVARELPESEIRSTITGQTVVLVDDVLYTGRTVRAALDAVTDLGRPRAIRLAVLIDRGLREIPIQGDYVGKEIPTSRREHIDVVLAAQRSESDAVTVSDEDRAAS, from the coding sequence ATGCAGACCGCGGTGACGAGGCGGCGCGTGCTGATGTCGCCCGACGAGATCGAGCGGGCGATCGCGCGGATGGCTCACCAGATCGTCGAACCGGAGGACGTCCAAGACGGCCTCCTCTTGATCGGCATCCGGCGCGGCGGGGAAGCCCTCGCCCGGCGGCTCGCCTCGAAGATCGCCGAGATCCGCGGCTCGCTCCCGCAGCTCGGTTTCCTGAACGTGAACCTCTACCGCGACGACGACGTCGCGCGCGAGCTGCCGGAGTCGGAGATCCGCAGCACGATCACCGGGCAGACGGTCGTCCTGGTGGACGACGTTCTCTACACCGGGCGCACCGTGCGCGCCGCGCTCGACGCGGTGACCGACCTCGGCCGGCCGCGCGCGATTCGGCTGGCGGTGCTCATCGACCGCGGGCTGCGCGAGATCCCGATCCAGGGCGACTACGTCGGCAAGGAGATTCCGACCAGCCGCCGCGAGCACATCGACGTCGTGCTCGCCGCGCAGCGCTCGGAGAGCGACGCGGTGACGGTCTCCGACGAGGACCGTGCCGCCTCGTAG
- a CDS encoding MoxR family ATPase, with product MTTPLSAQRAEEVRPHAVLDAVRATIVGQDEVVEALVLALIAGGHVLLEGAPGVAKTLACRALAAAVGGVFRRVQFTTDLLPSDIVGTRVFDQKSGEFATVLGPLFANVVLADEINRAPAKVQSALLEGMQERRATIGPQTHDLPAPFVVLATMNPFDSEGTYPLPLAQLDRFLAKVVVPYPSREEERTIVDRFGAGEPPLRADAAALEDVLRWQREAHAVFVDAKVRDYAIDLVRATRGAELVAHGASPRAALALVTLARARAYLEDRAFAAPDDVRDLAPSVLRHRISYDDRIAIAGGDPEEVVRRIVASVPAP from the coding sequence ATGACGACCCCGCTCTCCGCGCAGCGCGCCGAAGAAGTCCGCCCGCACGCGGTGCTCGACGCGGTGCGTGCGACGATCGTCGGACAGGACGAGGTCGTGGAAGCGCTGGTCCTCGCACTGATCGCCGGCGGCCACGTCTTGCTGGAAGGCGCGCCGGGCGTCGCCAAGACGCTGGCCTGCCGCGCGCTCGCCGCGGCGGTCGGCGGCGTCTTCCGGCGCGTGCAGTTCACGACCGACCTGCTCCCGTCCGACATCGTGGGAACGCGCGTCTTCGATCAGAAGAGCGGCGAGTTCGCGACGGTGCTCGGTCCGCTCTTCGCCAACGTCGTGCTCGCCGACGAGATCAACCGCGCGCCGGCGAAGGTGCAGTCGGCGCTGCTCGAGGGGATGCAGGAGCGGCGCGCGACGATCGGGCCGCAGACCCACGATCTCCCGGCGCCGTTCGTCGTGCTGGCGACGATGAACCCGTTCGATTCCGAAGGCACCTACCCGCTCCCGCTCGCGCAGCTCGACCGGTTTCTGGCGAAGGTCGTCGTGCCGTATCCCTCGCGGGAGGAAGAACGCACGATCGTCGACCGGTTCGGCGCCGGCGAGCCGCCGCTGCGCGCGGACGCCGCCGCGCTCGAAGACGTGCTGCGCTGGCAGCGCGAGGCGCACGCGGTCTTCGTCGACGCGAAGGTGCGCGACTATGCGATCGACCTGGTCCGCGCGACGCGCGGCGCGGAATTGGTCGCGCACGGCGCCTCGCCGCGCGCCGCGCTCGCGCTCGTCACGCTGGCGCGCGCTCGCGCGTACCTCGAAGACCGCGCCTTCGCGGCGCCCGACGACGTGCGGGATCTGGCGCCTTCCGTGTTGCGGCACCGTATCTCGTACGACGACCGGATCGCGATCGCCGGCGGCGATCCGGAAGAGGTCGTGCGCCGCATCGTCGCCTCGGTGCCGGCGCCGTGA
- the carA gene encoding glutamine-hydrolyzing carbamoyl-phosphate synthase small subunit has product MNRAPKNPATLLLADGTRFDGEGLSATGIALGEAVFYTGMTGYEEALTDPSYAGQILAFTYPLIGNYGVSGTVAQHPHACVAGAAIKHLAEHPSHYLSKQDLGSWLDAQGVRTIVGIDTRALTIALREHGTIAAALAVGDEAVERVESTLRDYALKTQGLVASVADAYHAGETVGSGRKHVVLLDCGVKKNIIRDLTSLDARVTVLPYGANSEQILAQNPDAVVVSPGPGDPRDLGKTVETLRELIGKKPVFGVCLGHQLLALACGAKTYKLKYGHRGGNQPVKDLVHDEVLVTAHNHGYAVDGESLPADLQATMVNLNDGTNEGFRHRTLPIEAVQFHPEASPGPFDARSLFARWLERVD; this is encoded by the coding sequence ATGAACCGCGCGCCGAAGAATCCCGCCACGCTGCTGCTCGCCGACGGCACGCGCTTCGACGGCGAAGGCTTGAGCGCGACCGGGATCGCGCTCGGCGAAGCCGTCTTCTACACCGGGATGACGGGCTATGAAGAGGCGCTCACCGACCCCTCGTACGCCGGGCAAATTCTCGCCTTCACCTACCCGTTGATCGGCAACTACGGCGTGAGCGGAACGGTCGCGCAGCACCCGCACGCGTGCGTCGCGGGCGCCGCGATCAAGCACCTCGCGGAACATCCCTCGCATTATCTGTCAAAACAGGACTTGGGCTCGTGGCTCGACGCGCAGGGCGTGCGCACGATCGTCGGGATCGATACGCGCGCGCTGACGATCGCGCTGCGCGAGCACGGCACGATCGCCGCGGCGCTCGCGGTCGGAGACGAGGCGGTCGAGCGAGTCGAGTCGACGCTGCGCGACTACGCGCTCAAAACGCAGGGGCTCGTGGCCTCGGTCGCCGACGCGTACCACGCCGGCGAAACGGTCGGCAGCGGGCGCAAGCACGTCGTGCTGCTCGACTGCGGGGTGAAGAAGAACATCATCCGCGACCTCACCTCGCTCGACGCGCGGGTCACGGTGCTCCCGTACGGCGCGAACAGCGAGCAGATCCTGGCCCAGAACCCCGACGCGGTCGTCGTCTCGCCCGGGCCCGGCGATCCGCGCGACCTCGGCAAAACCGTCGAGACGCTGCGCGAGCTGATCGGAAAGAAGCCGGTCTTCGGCGTGTGCCTAGGCCACCAGCTGCTCGCGCTGGCGTGCGGGGCGAAGACGTACAAGCTCAAGTACGGCCACCGCGGCGGAAACCAGCCGGTGAAGGACCTCGTGCACGACGAAGTGCTGGTGACCGCGCACAACCACGGCTACGCCGTCGACGGCGAGTCGCTCCCGGCCGACCTGCAGGCCACGATGGTCAACCTCAACGACGGAACCAACGAAGGCTTTCGGCACCGCACGCTCCCGATCGAAGCGGTGCAGTTTCACCCCGAAGCGTCTCCCGGTCCGTTCGACGCGCGGAGCCTCTTCGCGCGATGGCTCGAGCGCGTCGATTAA
- a CDS encoding DUF58 domain-containing protein encodes MNALRAAIVAGARRPTPRHALRGSVPRARTNASDGFVFAQLREYVPGDDPRRIDHAATARAGALQTRVYLEETALVLAAIVDESGSMRVGRKRALANAADEAVRAWFHALEGEDRAARIVDERVVHDRRAAPLVHAAEPFRFQTALSIALRALPRGASLLAIADGFDLPDDETLARAALRFDATVLLARDPWRDELPLRGFVPLRDAESGRVRRVFVDARARTRYRDASRAREAALHERFEAAGWRVGGLDERDGRGSLLRAFGLPA; translated from the coding sequence GTGAACGCGCTGCGCGCGGCGATCGTTGCAGGCGCGCGGCGTCCGACGCCGCGGCACGCGCTGCGCGGCAGCGTGCCGCGCGCGCGCACCAACGCCAGCGACGGCTTCGTGTTCGCGCAGCTGCGCGAGTACGTGCCGGGCGACGATCCGCGGCGGATCGACCACGCCGCGACGGCGCGCGCCGGCGCGCTGCAGACGCGCGTCTACCTCGAAGAGACGGCGCTGGTGCTCGCGGCGATCGTCGACGAGTCCGGCTCGATGCGCGTCGGCCGCAAGCGCGCCCTCGCGAACGCGGCCGACGAAGCAGTGCGCGCGTGGTTCCACGCGCTCGAAGGCGAGGACCGCGCGGCGCGGATCGTCGACGAGCGCGTCGTCCACGACCGCCGCGCCGCACCGCTCGTCCACGCCGCCGAACCGTTCCGGTTCCAGACTGCGCTATCGATCGCGCTGCGCGCGCTGCCCCGCGGCGCCTCGCTGCTCGCGATCGCCGACGGCTTCGATCTCCCCGACGACGAGACGCTCGCCCGTGCCGCGCTGCGCTTCGACGCGACGGTGCTGCTGGCGCGCGACCCGTGGCGCGACGAGCTCCCGCTGCGCGGCTTCGTGCCCCTGCGCGACGCGGAGAGCGGCCGCGTGCGCCGCGTCTTCGTCGATGCTCGCGCGCGCACGCGGTACCGCGATGCGTCGCGCGCTCGCGAAGCGGCTTTGCACGAACGCTTTGAGGCCGCCGGCTGGCGGGTCGGCGGGCTCGACGAGCGCGACGGCCGCGGCTCGCTGCTGCGCGCGTTCGGGCTTCCGGCATGA